A genomic stretch from Thauera sp. GDN1 includes:
- a CDS encoding thymidine phosphorylase family protein: MSTKSARTGDGADEAPRALPAPDEASAFPLSLRRVAVDTYRENVAYLHRDCEIYRAEGFQALAKVEVRANGRRILATLNVVDDPRIVRCNEIGLSIDAFAQLGVDNGHRAMVAQAEPPSSIPALHRKIAGERLDREDFRAIVRDIAEHRYSKIELTAFVVATNQGELDREEVYFLTEAMAAVGHRIDWRERPVVDKHCIGGIPGNRTSMLVVPIVAAHGMLCPKTSSRAITSPAGTADTMEVLANVELPVERLGEIVREHRGCLAWGGTANLSPADDVLISVERPLSIDSPGQMVASILSKKVAAGSTHLVLDIPVGPSAKVRSMPEAQKLRKLFEFVAGRMNLTIDVVITDGRQPIGSGIGPVLEARDVMRVLENDPRAPNDLRQKALRLAGRMLEFDSDVRGGDGFAIARDILDSGRALAKMDAIIHAQGGRPFDHNAPQLARLAFEVVAEADGLVAGIDNHQLARIARLAGAPKMQGSGVDLLKKLGDPVRKGEPLYRVHADYPADMEFARQASTRASGYAIGGADEVPHLFVEF, encoded by the coding sequence ATGAGCACGAAATCCGCTAGAACCGGAGACGGCGCCGACGAGGCGCCCAGGGCGCTGCCGGCCCCGGACGAGGCTTCCGCCTTCCCGCTGAGCCTGCGCCGGGTGGCGGTGGACACCTACCGCGAGAACGTCGCCTACCTGCACCGCGACTGCGAGATCTATCGCGCCGAGGGCTTCCAGGCCCTGGCCAAGGTCGAGGTGCGCGCCAACGGCCGGCGCATCCTCGCCACCCTCAACGTGGTGGATGATCCGCGCATCGTCCGCTGCAACGAGATCGGCCTGTCGATCGACGCCTTCGCCCAGCTCGGCGTGGACAACGGCCATCGGGCGATGGTGGCGCAGGCCGAACCGCCGTCCTCGATCCCGGCCCTGCACCGCAAGATCGCCGGGGAGCGCCTCGACCGCGAGGACTTCCGCGCCATCGTGCGCGACATCGCCGAGCACCGCTATTCCAAGATCGAGCTCACCGCCTTCGTGGTCGCCACCAATCAGGGCGAGCTCGACCGCGAGGAGGTGTATTTCCTCACCGAAGCCATGGCGGCAGTGGGCCACCGCATCGACTGGCGCGAGCGCCCGGTGGTCGACAAGCACTGCATCGGCGGCATTCCGGGCAACCGCACCTCGATGCTGGTGGTCCCGATCGTGGCCGCTCACGGCATGCTGTGCCCGAAGACCTCGTCGCGCGCGATCACCTCGCCGGCCGGCACCGCCGACACCATGGAGGTGCTGGCCAACGTCGAGCTGCCGGTGGAACGGCTCGGCGAGATCGTGCGCGAGCATCGCGGCTGCCTGGCCTGGGGCGGCACCGCCAACCTGTCGCCCGCCGACGACGTGCTGATCTCGGTGGAGCGCCCGCTGTCGATCGACTCGCCGGGGCAGATGGTCGCCTCCATCCTGTCGAAGAAGGTCGCTGCCGGCTCCACCCACCTCGTGCTCGACATCCCGGTGGGGCCGAGCGCCAAGGTGCGTTCGATGCCCGAGGCGCAGAAGCTGCGCAAGCTGTTCGAATTCGTCGCCGGACGCATGAACCTGACCATCGACGTGGTGATTACCGATGGCCGCCAGCCGATCGGCAGCGGCATCGGCCCGGTGCTGGAGGCGCGCGATGTGATGCGGGTGCTGGAGAACGACCCGCGCGCGCCCAACGACCTGCGCCAGAAGGCCTTGCGCCTGGCCGGACGGATGCTCGAGTTCGACTCCGATGTGCGCGGCGGCGACGGTTTTGCGATCGCGCGCGACATCCTCGACTCCGGCCGTGCGCTGGCGAAGATGGACGCCATCATCCACGCCCAGGGCGGCAGGCCCTTCGACCACAACGCGCCACAACTCGCGCGCCTGGCCTTCGAAGTCGTGGCCGAGGCCGACGGCCTGGTGGCCGGCATCGACAACCACCAGCTCGCACGCATCGCCCGCCTTGCCGGCGCGCCCAAGATGCAGGGCTCCGGGGTGGACCTGCTGAAGAAGCTCGGCGACCCGGTGAGGAAGGGCGAGCCGCTGTACCGCGTGCACGCCGATTATCCGGCGGACATGGAGTTCGCGCGCCAGGCCAGCACCCGCGCCAGCGGCTATGCGATCGGCGGGGCGGACGAGGTGCCGCACCTGTTCGTGGAGTTCTGA
- a CDS encoding toll/interleukin-1 receptor domain-containing protein, which translates to MGTADEDEARRMARVRWLGLASMALAGAVLLATAGALLLLPYAGTAGQWIVGGTGLTVATAAFAFGRMISLRRPGARRVGFAVFALIVAAAVLCALLAVARPEAAAQFLAGLVVLVGYAGFALHGLVRWPTGEIADEAPVALGIFISYRRDDSRETVGRLHDALRRGFDASHIFLDVERQTPGEDYRSVIGRALDSAEVVLVVIGPRWLDVADPQGRRRLDDSEDMVRIEVESALERGKPVIPVLVQGATMPSDEALPAPLAPLAFRIASPLRPDPDFRADLLRLVAALRAHADGRPG; encoded by the coding sequence ATGGGGACCGCAGACGAGGACGAGGCCCGCCGCATGGCGCGGGTGCGCTGGCTGGGCCTGGCGTCGATGGCGCTTGCGGGAGCCGTCCTGCTCGCCACCGCGGGGGCGCTGCTGCTGCTGCCCTACGCCGGCACCGCCGGGCAGTGGATCGTCGGCGGCACCGGCCTCACCGTCGCCACGGCCGCCTTCGCCTTCGGGCGCATGATCAGCCTGCGGCGCCCGGGCGCGCGCCGCGTCGGCTTCGCCGTCTTCGCGCTGATCGTGGCGGCGGCGGTGCTGTGCGCGCTGCTCGCTGTGGCGCGTCCCGAGGCGGCGGCGCAGTTCCTCGCTGGCCTCGTCGTACTCGTCGGCTACGCGGGTTTCGCGCTCCACGGCCTGGTGCGCTGGCCGACCGGCGAGATCGCCGACGAGGCGCCGGTCGCGCTCGGCATCTTCATCTCCTACCGGCGCGACGACAGCCGCGAGACCGTCGGTCGCCTGCACGACGCGCTGCGCAGGGGTTTCGATGCCTCGCACATCTTCCTCGACGTCGAGCGCCAGACGCCGGGCGAGGACTACCGCAGCGTGATCGGGCGTGCGCTCGACAGTGCCGAGGTGGTGCTGGTGGTCATCGGCCCACGCTGGCTGGATGTTGCCGACCCCCAGGGCCGGCGCCGCCTGGACGATTCCGAAGACATGGTGCGGATCGAGGTCGAGAGCGCCCTGGAGCGCGGCAAGCCGGTGATCCCGGTACTGGTGCAGGGCGCGACCATGCCGTCCGACGAGGCCCTGCCCGCGCCGCTGGCGCCGCTGGCCTTCCGCATCGCCTCGCCGCTGCGCCCCGACCCCGATTTCCGTGCCGACCTGCTGCGCCTGGTCGCCGCGCTGCGCGCGCACGCGGACGGCCGCCCGGGCTGA
- a CDS encoding SDR family oxidoreductase, translating to MMQGTRAIVTGHSRGLGAAVAEELLERGIAVLGLARRCNPELAARHGDSLAEVALDLTDSGALAAWLAGGALDAWADGGGRLLLVNNAGTLQPMGALPLQEVEAVARAVAVNVAAPLMLAAAFARAGADAGGKVRDRRVLHVSSGAARKPYAGWSVYCATKAALDHHARAVQVDATPGLRICALAPGVIDTAMQGEIRASTVERFPLRDRFAEMQASGGLIAPAECAMHLVDFLLDDDFGREATADLRDLMR from the coding sequence ATGATGCAAGGGACGCGGGCGATCGTGACCGGCCACAGCCGTGGCCTGGGCGCGGCAGTCGCCGAGGAACTGCTCGAGCGCGGCATTGCGGTGCTCGGACTGGCGCGCAGGTGCAATCCGGAGCTGGCCGCACGGCATGGCGACAGCCTGGCCGAGGTGGCGCTCGATCTGACGGACAGCGGCGCGCTGGCGGCCTGGCTCGCCGGCGGCGCGCTCGACGCCTGGGCGGACGGTGGCGGACGGCTGCTGCTGGTGAACAACGCCGGCACGCTGCAGCCGATGGGCGCGCTGCCGCTGCAGGAGGTGGAGGCGGTGGCGCGCGCGGTGGCGGTGAACGTGGCCGCGCCGCTGATGCTGGCCGCCGCGTTCGCCCGGGCGGGCGCCGACGCCGGGGGCAAGGTGCGCGACCGCCGCGTGCTGCACGTCTCCAGCGGCGCGGCGCGCAAGCCCTATGCCGGCTGGAGCGTGTATTGCGCGACCAAGGCCGCGCTCGATCACCACGCGCGCGCGGTGCAGGTGGACGCCACCCCGGGGCTGCGCATCTGCGCGCTGGCGCCGGGCGTCATCGACACCGCGATGCAGGGCGAGATCCGCGCCAGCACGGTGGAGCGCTTCCCCTTGCGCGACCGCTTCGCGGAGATGCAGGCGAGCGGCGGCCTGATCGCCCCCGCCGAGTGTGCGATGCACCTGGTCGACTTCCTGCTCGACGACGACTTCGGCCGCGAAGCGACGGCCGACCTGCGGGACCTGATGCGGTGA
- a CDS encoding DUF5924 family protein: MSADGREHEGTTPATQAPTRPAAGSRLPRLKRRGLRLVVWLRRHPGLVASFGFVSGLLSFALVERHEGVARAMAVAMLVGWLLLVLERVLDRALRHRFGFGLPPAVVRYLTQFTHQESLFFALPFFAASTSWNSGQAAFTVALGAMALVAIIDPLYFGRLAKRRWLFLGYHTLALFALLLVVLPLILQVPAMQSYQLALGVAVVLSFPTLAGSITVPRWWRGVLVLVLLAGLGAAGWLARLWVPPATLRLTQVAVTTGLDVERRAPQQSLRSLSAERLQADGLYAYTAINAPLGLRERIRHVWLHEGREVDRIELEVAGGRAEGYRAWTHKRNFPAAPQGRWQVRVLTADDRMIGTLRFTVEAAPPARADEAPAR, translated from the coding sequence GTGAGCGCCGACGGGCGCGAGCACGAGGGCACGACGCCGGCGACGCAGGCTCCGACGCGGCCGGCGGCCGGCAGCCGGCTCCCGCGCCTCAAGCGGCGCGGCCTGCGCCTGGTCGTCTGGCTGCGCCGCCACCCCGGGCTGGTGGCGAGCTTCGGCTTCGTGTCGGGCCTGCTCAGTTTCGCGCTGGTGGAACGCCACGAAGGCGTCGCGCGTGCGATGGCGGTGGCGATGCTCGTCGGCTGGCTGCTGCTGGTGCTCGAGCGTGTGCTCGACCGCGCGCTGCGCCACCGCTTCGGCTTCGGCCTGCCGCCGGCGGTGGTGCGCTACCTGACGCAGTTCACCCACCAGGAGAGCCTGTTCTTCGCGCTGCCCTTCTTTGCTGCGAGCACATCGTGGAACAGCGGCCAGGCCGCGTTCACCGTCGCGCTCGGGGCGATGGCGCTGGTGGCGATCATCGACCCGCTCTATTTCGGCCGGCTGGCGAAGCGGCGCTGGCTCTTTCTCGGCTACCACACGCTCGCCCTCTTTGCCCTGCTGCTGGTGGTGCTGCCGCTGATCCTGCAGGTGCCGGCGATGCAGAGCTACCAGCTCGCGCTCGGCGTGGCGGTGGTGCTGTCCTTTCCGACCCTGGCCGGTTCGATCACGGTGCCACGCTGGTGGCGCGGCGTGCTGGTGCTGGTGCTGCTCGCCGGCCTCGGCGCAGCGGGCTGGCTGGCGCGCCTGTGGGTGCCGCCGGCCACGCTGCGGCTGACCCAGGTCGCGGTCACCACCGGCCTCGATGTGGAGCGGCGAGCGCCGCAGCAGAGCCTGCGCAGCCTGAGCGCCGAGCGCCTGCAGGCCGACGGCCTCTATGCCTACACCGCGATCAACGCCCCGCTCGGCCTGCGCGAGCGCATCCGTCACGTCTGGCTGCACGAGGGCAGGGAGGTCGACCGCATCGAACTCGAGGTCGCCGGCGGCCGTGCCGAGGGCTACCGCGCCTGGACCCACAAGCGCAACTTCCCCGCGGCGCCGCAGGGGCGCTGGCAGGTGCGCGTGCTGACCGCCGACGACCGCATGATCGGCACCCTGCGCTTCACCGTCGAAGCGGCCCCGCCCGCGCGCGCCGACGAGGCCCCGGCGCGCTGA
- a CDS encoding MFS transporter, which produces MVRTAHPGADASAGRQAGVGVPPAFILIIAGMVAALHIGKIPPALPVLRDALGVSLVEAGFLLSMVQMAGMLGGVFIGLAADGFGLRRSMLLGQFVLASASLAGAWATQPSGLLALRALEGLGFLLVVLPVPSLIRQLVPPSRLALHLGLWGTYMATGTALVLAGGPALMSVLGWQGLWGALAGVSAAVAAWLFLRVPSDRARRVAAGASAPAGAPAAARSQWTSRLRATLGSAGPWRVAITFSMYSSQWLAVIGFLPSIYAQAGLSGQLAGLLTAFACLVNVTGNVAAGRLLHRGVCARHLLYAGFLAMAATAFVAFSPLTAEAPVARYLAVVLFSAIGGLIPATLFALAVHVAPDEHTVSTTVGWMQQCSSAGQFIGPPLVAWVAAAAGGWQWTWVITGLASVVGLLLSSRTRYQRA; this is translated from the coding sequence ATGGTTCGCACAGCACATCCCGGCGCGGACGCAAGCGCCGGCCGGCAGGCGGGCGTGGGGGTTCCGCCGGCCTTCATCCTGATCATCGCGGGCATGGTGGCCGCGCTGCACATCGGCAAGATCCCGCCTGCGCTTCCGGTCCTGCGCGATGCGCTCGGCGTCAGCCTGGTCGAGGCCGGCTTCCTGCTGTCGATGGTGCAGATGGCGGGCATGCTCGGTGGCGTGTTCATCGGCCTGGCCGCGGACGGTTTCGGCCTGCGCCGCAGCATGCTGCTCGGCCAGTTCGTGCTCGCGTCCGCCAGCCTCGCCGGCGCATGGGCGACGCAGCCGTCCGGTCTGCTGGCCTTGCGCGCGCTCGAGGGGCTCGGCTTCCTGCTGGTGGTGCTGCCGGTGCCCAGCCTGATCCGGCAACTGGTGCCGCCGAGCCGGCTCGCGCTGCATCTGGGCCTGTGGGGCACCTACATGGCGACCGGCACCGCGCTGGTGCTGGCCGGCGGCCCGGCGCTGATGAGCGTGCTCGGCTGGCAGGGGCTGTGGGGGGCGCTGGCCGGGGTGTCGGCCGCGGTGGCGGCATGGCTGTTCCTGCGCGTGCCGTCCGACCGTGCCCGGCGGGTCGCGGCGGGCGCCAGTGCCCCGGCCGGCGCGCCTGCTGCCGCGCGCAGCCAGTGGACTTCGCGCCTGCGCGCCACGCTCGGCAGCGCCGGGCCGTGGCGGGTGGCGATCACCTTCTCGATGTATTCCAGCCAGTGGCTGGCGGTGATCGGCTTCCTGCCGTCGATCTACGCCCAGGCCGGGCTGTCCGGGCAGCTTGCCGGTCTGCTCACCGCCTTCGCCTGCCTGGTGAACGTCACCGGCAACGTCGCCGCCGGCCGCCTGCTGCACCGCGGCGTGTGCGCCCGCCACCTGCTCTACGCCGGCTTCCTGGCGATGGCGGCGACCGCCTTCGTCGCCTTCAGCCCGCTCACCGCCGAGGCGCCGGTCGCGCGTTACCTGGCGGTGGTGCTGTTCTCGGCGATCGGCGGCCTGATTCCGGCGACGCTGTTCGCGCTCGCGGTGCATGTGGCGCCGGACGAGCATACGGTATCGACCACCGTGGGCTGGATGCAGCAATGCTCGTCGGCGGGGCAGTTCATCGGCCCGCCGCTGGTGGCCTGGGTGGCCGCCGCCGCCGGCGGCTGGCAGTGGACCTGGGTGATCACCGGGCTCGCCTCCGTCGTCGGCCTGCTGCTGTCGAGCCGGACGCGCTACCAGCGCGCCTAG
- a CDS encoding monooxygenase, whose translation MTVLLQIDFPFSGPWGEDMAAGMKALAASIAEEPGLVWKIWTENREAGEAGGIYLFTDRDSAQAYLEMHRARLLGFGIATVNAKLFDVNRNLSLIDRAPLS comes from the coding sequence ATGACCGTACTGCTGCAGATCGATTTCCCCTTTTCCGGCCCCTGGGGCGAGGACATGGCGGCGGGCATGAAGGCGCTCGCGGCCTCGATCGCCGAGGAGCCGGGGCTGGTCTGGAAGATCTGGACCGAGAACCGCGAGGCCGGCGAGGCCGGCGGCATCTACCTGTTCACCGACCGCGACAGCGCCCAGGCCTACCTCGAGATGCACCGCGCACGCCTGCTCGGCTTCGGCATTGCGACGGTCAATGCCAAGCTGTTCGACGTCAATCGGAACCTGTCGCTGATCGATCGCGCCCCGCTGTCCTGA
- a CDS encoding baseplate J/gp47 family protein, with amino-acid sequence MSFRRKTYPEVAESLLNRLLGGVSGEAHPYPPAKATREPYRHALERPPVDRITAVWGARNGETFRFAPDADYLLSADGAELEWKAGGARPDEGSAFEVHYLPRQREMRVNDLYPGSVVRTLMEAVALETASLYAQMETVYRAGFLDTASGGALDHVVGLLGIRRVRAGRNSGELRFTRARNTAGEITIPAGTRVATADGAIEYETTADLTLVDGQPAAKVAARDLVADNDGLPPDSLVLMVRPIAGIESATNPGATARLDRDEDDDELRSRARRFLAGSARGTLGAIEAAIAAEGLRAELEEPSPGLVRITLQGLPGPDQFARLKKAVDQVRPAGVKVDILTGAPPAKVDLDLHVVSAAGLPETRLRALQDEIRSRYADYFIRLPLAADGSLSRLAGLAIGVDGVEDVRIRTASADGADVLDVAAGLLALGGKTAELGELRIVDPALATALTLAVRYPRGEPIPDQAKLAAAVEAAIAVLNQLAEQGLPADDAKRVLGWGRLTRLLPLPHGGWTSANLEAQLAGAAGASATDVGKYTVQWVFTRPNALSQLLEGADAPAFALATGERLSLAGVSIEVKPKAA; translated from the coding sequence ATGTCTTTCCGCCGCAAAACCTATCCCGAAGTCGCCGAAAGCCTGCTCAACCGCCTGCTCGGCGGCGTGAGCGGCGAGGCCCACCCCTACCCCCCGGCCAAGGCCACGCGCGAGCCCTACCGGCATGCGCTGGAGCGCCCGCCGGTGGACCGCATCACCGCGGTGTGGGGCGCGCGCAACGGCGAGACCTTCCGCTTCGCGCCCGATGCCGACTACCTGCTGTCGGCCGACGGCGCCGAACTCGAATGGAAGGCCGGTGGCGCCCGCCCCGACGAGGGCAGCGCCTTCGAGGTGCATTACCTGCCGCGCCAGCGCGAGATGCGGGTGAACGACCTCTATCCCGGCTCGGTGGTGCGCACGCTGATGGAGGCGGTGGCGCTGGAGACGGCCAGCCTGTACGCGCAGATGGAGACGGTGTACCGCGCCGGCTTCCTCGACACCGCCAGCGGCGGTGCCCTCGACCACGTTGTCGGCCTGCTCGGCATCCGCCGCGTGCGCGCCGGGCGCAACAGCGGCGAGCTGCGCTTCACCCGCGCACGCAACACCGCCGGCGAGATCACCATCCCCGCCGGCACCCGGGTCGCCACCGCCGACGGTGCGATCGAATACGAGACCACCGCCGACCTCACCCTGGTCGATGGCCAGCCCGCGGCCAAGGTCGCCGCCCGCGACCTGGTCGCCGACAACGACGGCCTGCCGCCCGACAGCCTGGTGCTGATGGTGCGCCCGATCGCCGGCATCGAGTCGGCGACCAACCCGGGCGCCACCGCGCGCCTGGACCGCGACGAGGACGACGACGAGCTGCGCAGCCGCGCCCGCCGCTTCCTCGCCGGCTCGGCCCGCGGCACGCTCGGTGCGATCGAGGCCGCGATCGCCGCCGAAGGCCTGCGCGCGGAACTCGAGGAGCCCTCGCCGGGGCTGGTGCGCATCACCCTGCAGGGCCTGCCCGGCCCCGACCAGTTCGCGCGCCTGAAGAAGGCGGTCGACCAGGTGCGCCCGGCCGGCGTGAAGGTGGACATCCTGACCGGTGCGCCGCCCGCGAAGGTCGATCTCGACCTGCATGTCGTCTCCGCCGCCGGCCTGCCCGAGACCCGCCTGCGTGCGCTGCAGGACGAGATCCGCAGCCGCTACGCCGACTATTTCATCCGCCTGCCGCTGGCGGCCGACGGCAGCCTCAGCCGGCTCGCCGGCCTGGCGATCGGCGTCGACGGCGTGGAGGACGTACGCATCAGGACGGCCAGCGCCGACGGCGCCGACGTGCTCGACGTGGCCGCCGGCCTGCTGGCGCTGGGCGGCAAGACCGCCGAGCTCGGCGAGCTGCGCATCGTCGACCCGGCGCTCGCCACCGCTCTGACGCTGGCGGTGCGCTATCCGCGCGGCGAACCGATCCCGGACCAGGCCAAGCTCGCCGCCGCCGTCGAGGCCGCGATCGCGGTCCTCAACCAGCTGGCCGAGCAGGGCCTGCCCGCGGACGACGCCAAGCGCGTGCTCGGCTGGGGCCGGCTCACCCGCCTGCTGCCGCTGCCGCATGGCGGATGGACCAGCGCCAACCTCGAAGCCCAGCTCGCCGGCGCCGCCGGCGCCAGCGCGACCGACGTCGGCAAGTACACCGTGCAGTGGGTGTTCACCCGGCCGAACGCGCTCAGCCAGCTCCTGGAAGGCGCCGACGCCCCGGCCTTCGCGCTCGCCACCGGCGAACGCCTGTCGCTCGCCGGCGTCAGCATCGAAGTGAAACCGAAGGCGGCCTGA
- a CDS encoding class I SAM-dependent methyltransferase has protein sequence MNAHEQEHMWSTRYRDAGEDYVFGTAPNRFLVGQAALLSSGTTALSVADGEGRNAVWLAEQGLAVTATEISPVALEKARKLAAGRRVEVDFVLADAVSWAYPEAAFDFVVAVFIQFADPAQRARVFAGMQRALKPGGHLIVQGYTPRQLEYRTGGPSAPENLYTADMLRTAFAGLEILHLQEYEDVLEEGVGHKGRSALVGLVARRPAA, from the coding sequence ATGAACGCACACGAACAGGAACACATGTGGTCCACACGCTACCGCGACGCGGGTGAGGACTACGTCTTCGGTACCGCGCCCAACCGCTTCCTCGTCGGCCAGGCAGCGCTGCTGTCGTCCGGCACCACGGCCTTGTCGGTGGCCGACGGGGAGGGCCGCAATGCGGTGTGGCTGGCCGAACAGGGGCTGGCGGTGACCGCGACCGAGATCTCGCCGGTGGCACTGGAGAAGGCGCGCAAGCTCGCCGCCGGCCGTCGCGTCGAGGTCGATTTCGTGCTCGCCGATGCGGTGAGCTGGGCCTATCCCGAGGCCGCGTTCGATTTCGTGGTGGCGGTCTTCATCCAGTTCGCCGACCCGGCACAGCGCGCACGCGTCTTCGCGGGCATGCAGCGCGCCCTGAAGCCGGGCGGTCACCTGATCGTGCAGGGCTACACGCCGCGGCAACTCGAATACCGCACCGGCGGACCGTCGGCGCCGGAGAACCTGTACACCGCCGACATGCTGCGCACGGCCTTCGCCGGGCTCGAGATCCTGCACCTGCAGGAATACGAGGACGTGCTCGAGGAGGGCGTCGGCCACAAGGGGCGGTCGGCCCTGGTCGGGCTGGTCGCGCGCAGGCCGGCTGCGTGA
- a CDS encoding CopD family protein — protein sequence MNFHPLLLFLHVAGVVVWVGGMFFAYVCLRPEAASQLEPPPRLRLWRGVLARFFSWVWVAVAAVLVSGLALILRLGFAVAPLYQHIMLLMGLVMVGIYAFVFFAPYAALARAVAAGNWKAGGAALARIRQLVGTNLALGFLTIAMGTLGRWLG from the coding sequence ATGAACTTCCACCCGCTGCTGCTCTTCCTGCACGTCGCCGGCGTCGTGGTCTGGGTGGGCGGGATGTTCTTCGCCTACGTATGCCTGCGCCCCGAGGCTGCCAGCCAGCTCGAGCCGCCGCCGCGGCTGCGGCTGTGGCGCGGCGTGCTGGCGCGCTTCTTCTCCTGGGTGTGGGTGGCGGTCGCCGCGGTGCTGGTAAGCGGGCTGGCGCTGATCCTGCGCCTCGGCTTCGCCGTCGCGCCGCTCTACCAGCACATCATGTTGCTGATGGGGCTGGTGATGGTCGGCATCTATGCCTTCGTGTTCTTTGCGCCCTATGCCGCGCTCGCCCGCGCGGTGGCTGCGGGGAACTGGAAGGCGGGCGGCGCGGCGCTCGCGCGCATCCGCCAGCTGGTCGGCACCAACCTGGCGCTCGGCTTCCTGACCATCGCCATGGGCACCCTCGGGCGCTGGCTGGGCTGA
- a CDS encoding CBS domain-containing protein, giving the protein MTNRNISFIIKDQNPLMLRPTDTVQTACRGMCERSVGAVLVTDARAHLKGIFTGRDAVQVIASGGDPARVHLGDVMTAGPDTIAPERKAIDALHMMCDGGYRHLPVVDDGKVVGIVSRSDFKGLELDQFEDEQSLWERIC; this is encoded by the coding sequence ATGACCAACCGCAACATCTCCTTCATCATCAAGGATCAGAACCCGCTGATGCTGCGCCCCACCGACACCGTGCAGACCGCCTGCCGCGGCATGTGCGAGCGCAGCGTCGGCGCAGTGCTGGTGACCGATGCGCGCGCCCACCTCAAGGGCATCTTCACCGGCCGCGACGCGGTGCAGGTCATCGCCAGCGGCGGCGACCCGGCCCGGGTGCATCTGGGCGACGTGATGACCGCCGGCCCCGACACCATCGCCCCCGAGCGCAAGGCGATCGACGCCCTGCACATGATGTGCGACGGCGGCTATCGCCACCTGCCGGTGGTGGACGACGGAAAGGTCGTCGGCATCGTCTCGCGCAGCGACTTCAAGGGCCTGGAGCTCGACCAGTTCGAGGACGAGCAGAGCCTGTGGGAACGGATCTGCTGA
- a CDS encoding SAM-dependent methyltransferase, which translates to MTAQPPEIRPGQSIELLKQLHILTRDGKLNQDSRRKLKQVYHLYQFIEPLLADALAERPDLELVDHGAGKSYLGFILYDLFFKAHAPAGRIHGIETRDELVMSSRRLADKLGFSAGMRFQNLSVADSITSDRLPARIDIVTALHACNTATDDAIRFALKKGARSIVLVPCCQAEVASVLRKHKQQALKHPIAELWRHPIHTREFGSHVTNVLRCLQLEAHGYEVTVTELVGWEHSMKNELIIARFQPDRPRRRAAERVAELLESFGLQELSGRFFTE; encoded by the coding sequence ATGACCGCCCAGCCTCCCGAGATCCGCCCCGGCCAGTCCATCGAACTGCTCAAGCAGCTGCATATCCTGACCCGCGACGGCAAGCTCAACCAGGACAGCCGGCGCAAGCTCAAGCAGGTCTACCACCTGTACCAGTTCATCGAGCCGCTGCTCGCCGACGCGCTCGCCGAGCGCCCCGACCTCGAGCTCGTCGACCATGGCGCGGGCAAGTCCTACCTCGGCTTCATCCTCTACGACCTGTTCTTCAAGGCGCATGCACCGGCCGGCCGCATCCACGGCATCGAGACCCGCGACGAGCTGGTGATGAGCTCGCGCCGGCTCGCCGACAAGCTCGGTTTCTCGGCCGGCATGCGCTTCCAGAACCTCAGCGTGGCGGACTCGATCACCTCGGACCGCCTGCCCGCGCGCATCGACATCGTCACCGCGCTGCACGCCTGCAACACCGCCACCGACGACGCCATCCGCTTCGCGCTGAAGAAGGGCGCACGCTCGATCGTGCTGGTGCCCTGCTGTCAGGCCGAGGTCGCGAGCGTGCTGCGCAAGCACAAGCAACAGGCGCTCAAGCACCCGATCGCCGAGCTCTGGCGCCACCCGATCCACACCCGCGAGTTCGGCAGCCACGTCACCAACGTGCTGCGCTGCCTGCAGCTCGAAGCCCACGGCTACGAGGTCACGGTAACCGAGCTCGTCGGCTGGGAGCACTCGATGAAGAACGAGCTGATCATCGCCCGCTTCCAGCCCGACCGCCCGCGCCGGCGCGCGGCGGAACGGGTGGCCGAGTTGCTGGAGAGTTTCGGTCTGCAGGAACTTTCCGGGCGCTTCTTCACCGAATGA